A single region of the Salipaludibacillus sp. LMS25 genome encodes:
- a CDS encoding HAD family hydrolase, whose translation MRFETLILDFDGTLADTKNSIILTVRETLKYLNLPLANEEEIKKRIGLPLKTTFQDIAGLEGDNLENAIKEYRLRYDKISFETVTLFPGVRNTLEFFHGKGIKLGVASSKGKDSLALLLEHLEIASLFSFIGGEQDVSNKKPAPDIVNLAIKKLHATNSKSLVIGDTIYDIQMGRNAGCATCAVTYGNNTFEELNNSSPNFIVNEFPELLNVQT comes from the coding sequence ATGAGATTTGAAACTTTAATTCTAGATTTTGACGGAACACTTGCAGATACTAAAAATAGTATAATATTAACGGTTCGAGAAACATTAAAATATTTAAATCTACCTTTAGCTAATGAAGAAGAAATTAAAAAGCGAATTGGACTTCCTTTAAAAACTACATTTCAAGATATAGCTGGCTTAGAAGGTGATAACTTAGAAAATGCAATAAAGGAATATCGGCTAAGATATGATAAAATCTCTTTTGAAACTGTAACACTTTTTCCAGGAGTTAGAAATACTTTAGAATTTTTTCATGGAAAAGGAATAAAATTAGGCGTAGCATCAAGTAAAGGTAAAGATTCTTTAGCCTTGCTTTTAGAACATTTAGAAATTGCCTCTTTATTTTCTTTTATAGGTGGAGAACAAGATGTTTCAAATAAAAAACCTGCACCTGATATTGTTAATTTAGCAATTAAGAAATTACACGCAACAAATTCCAAATCATTGGTTATTGGTGATACTATATATGATATACAAATGGGGAGAAATGCAGGTTGCGCTACTTGTGCAGTAACGTATGGAAATAATACTTTTGAGGAACTTAATAATTCTAGTCCAAACTTTATAGTTAATGAATTCCCAGAATTGTTAAACGTTCAAACCTAA
- a CDS encoding HNH/endonuclease VII fold putative polymorphic toxin: MQNHSAGHQKGSHGPHFNVRPIDNTRTGKVPGTKEHYPFKK, from the coding sequence ATTCAGAATCATAGTGCAGGACATCAAAAAGGCAGTCATGGACCTCACTTTAACGTGAGACCTATTGATAATACTAGAACAGGGAAAGTTCCTGGTACAAAAGAGCATTACCCATTCAAAAAATAA
- a CDS encoding Imm50 family immunity protein — protein sequence MWYEVLERNHFLISLYDSVPELKNVRISELNIHDEGQVVAVLFDMPVYADNPPKKWNNIESNTVKVRIDFSAIQELSLTSSSLDYKGNIDIYRDESELITVKIDGTLKAHIKAESGFIQTISS from the coding sequence ATGTGGTACGAAGTATTGGAAAGAAATCATTTTTTAATAAGTTTATATGATAGTGTCCCTGAACTAAAAAATGTACGCATATCAGAATTGAATATTCATGATGAGGGGCAAGTTGTTGCTGTACTATTTGATATGCCAGTGTACGCAGATAACCCTCCAAAGAAATGGAATAACATTGAAAGTAATACTGTTAAGGTAAGGATAGATTTCTCAGCTATACAAGAACTGTCTTTAACCTCCAGTTCACTTGATTACAAAGGGAATATTGATATTTATAGAGATGAATCAGAATTAATAACCGTAAAAATAGACGGAACTTTAAAAGCTCATATTAAAGCAGAGTCAGGATTTATTCAAACTATTTCTAGTTAG
- a CDS encoding FAD-binding oxidoreductase, producing the protein MDIQSGTYYWPTTLATAPTYPQLTEDLNCDVLIIGGGSSGAQCAYYLANHHLDVVVVEKNLIGLGSTAANTALIQYAGEKMFTDLINSFGEKNIVRHIELCKQAIDDIEEAQTTCSIPFEFIRRKSLYFASKADDLNKLKLEADFLLKHGCPIDIWDEATISSHYPFSKAGALIFQNDAEMNPFKFTHALLQYANAKGVAIYENTSVNGITFQHDQVNVRTRHGHLIHAKKVLIASGYEGTDIRKEPNTSFVSTFTVTTKPLQHFNDWYERSLIWETARPYTYIRTTADNRVIIGGLDDPTNYPEVRDSKLVNKRHKLIEEFNKLFPHLHVEAEFASSAFYGGTRDGIPIIGEYTDYPHCYFLFAFGDNGTVYSMMLAKLLAEKLVSGSSPDSRLYHSSRPLRVN; encoded by the coding sequence TTGGACATACAGTCTGGTACTTATTATTGGCCCACTACGCTAGCAACGGCCCCCACCTACCCACAGCTCACAGAGGATTTAAACTGTGATGTGTTAATCATTGGTGGAGGTTCTTCCGGGGCGCAGTGTGCTTATTATCTCGCTAACCATCACCTCGATGTCGTCGTAGTCGAGAAGAATCTCATTGGGTTAGGCAGTACAGCCGCGAACACGGCACTGATCCAATATGCTGGCGAAAAAATGTTTACAGATTTAATTAACAGCTTTGGTGAAAAAAATATTGTTCGCCACATTGAATTATGCAAACAAGCAATTGACGACATTGAGGAGGCACAAACTACCTGTTCTATCCCTTTTGAATTCATTCGAAGGAAAAGTTTATATTTTGCTAGTAAGGCAGATGATCTTAATAAGCTTAAACTGGAAGCGGACTTTCTCCTTAAACATGGTTGCCCCATCGACATATGGGATGAAGCCACCATTTCGTCACATTATCCGTTTAGCAAGGCTGGTGCCCTTATTTTTCAAAATGACGCCGAAATGAATCCTTTTAAGTTCACTCACGCCTTATTGCAATATGCTAACGCTAAAGGGGTTGCCATTTACGAAAACACCTCAGTAAATGGCATAACATTTCAACACGATCAGGTGAATGTCCGCACCCGTCATGGACATCTTATCCATGCCAAAAAAGTACTTATTGCATCAGGATACGAAGGGACAGATATACGTAAAGAACCAAACACCTCCTTTGTCAGTACATTTACGGTGACAACAAAGCCGCTACAGCATTTTAATGACTGGTATGAGCGCTCCCTCATTTGGGAAACGGCCAGACCCTATACGTATATTAGGACGACGGCTGACAATCGTGTCATTATCGGAGGCCTGGATGACCCCACTAATTACCCTGAGGTTCGAGATAGCAAACTCGTCAATAAACGTCATAAACTAATAGAAGAATTTAACAAGCTATTTCCTCACCTTCACGTAGAGGCAGAGTTTGCATCATCCGCCTTTTACGGCGGCACCCGGGACGGAATCCCAATTATTGGTGAATACACTGACTACCCTCATTGTTATTTTCTCTTTGCCTTCGGTGACAATGGGACCGTCTATAGTATGATGCTCGCAAAACTCCTTGCGGAAAAATTAGTCTCTGGCTCATCTCCTGACAGTCGCTTATATCATTCTTCACGCCCATTAAGAGTTAACTAG
- a CDS encoding Cof-type HAD-IIB family hydrolase gives MTKRKLFFFDIDGTLLDHDKQLPAKTEAAVKQLIEKGHFVAIATGRAPFMFKELREKLGITTYLSFNGQYGVFEGEPIIKNPLDKEELARLTVEATKRDHPLVYMNERDMKANIPYHPQIETSIGTLQFEHPDYDPAFLEGRDIYQSLIFFSEEEDQFYIDKYDKFDFVRWHEYSSDVVPAGGSKAIGVETMMTKLGMTKEDVYVFGDGPNDIEMIKFSPNSVAMGNGVESVKEAASFVTKDVSDDGIAYALKHLGIL, from the coding sequence ATGACAAAGAGAAAATTATTTTTTTTCGATATTGATGGGACGTTGTTAGATCATGACAAACAATTACCAGCCAAGACGGAAGCAGCAGTAAAGCAATTAATAGAAAAAGGGCATTTTGTGGCGATTGCAACGGGAAGAGCACCGTTCATGTTTAAGGAACTTCGTGAAAAGCTCGGAATTACGACGTATTTAAGCTTTAACGGCCAATATGGTGTGTTTGAAGGGGAGCCAATAATAAAAAATCCATTGGATAAAGAAGAGTTAGCCCGCCTCACGGTTGAAGCTACTAAGCGAGATCATCCACTGGTTTACATGAATGAACGTGATATGAAAGCAAACATTCCATATCATCCTCAAATTGAAACGAGTATCGGTACACTTCAATTTGAGCACCCTGATTATGATCCTGCTTTTCTTGAAGGGCGAGATATTTATCAGTCACTCATCTTTTTTTCGGAAGAAGAGGACCAATTTTACATAGATAAATATGATAAATTTGATTTTGTCAGATGGCATGAGTACTCATCTGACGTGGTGCCTGCCGGAGGCTCGAAAGCGATTGGCGTGGAAACGATGATGACTAAGCTCGGCATGACAAAAGAAGATGTCTACGTTTTTGGAGATGGCCCAAATGACATAGAGATGATTAAATTTTCCCCTAACAGTGTGGCTATGGGAAATGGGGTAGAATCAGTTAAAGAAGCGGCTTCTTTTGTAACAAAGGATGTTAGTGACGATGGAATCGCTTATGCGCTAAAACATTTAGGGATACTATAA
- the metA gene encoding homoserine O-succinyltransferase, translating to MPIRIPRHLPAAQLLEKENIFVMDDERAITQDIRPLNIVILNLMPEKQKTEAHLLRLLGNSPLQVNITFLKTVTYEAKNVSASHMREFYTDFSSIRHRRFDGMIITGAPIEHFDFEDVQYWTEITDMMNWAEEHVTSILHICWGAQAALYHHYGITKFPLQEKCSGIFHHRIYHGENPIKLLRGFDDEFIAPHSRYTNISEEEVLQHSELKLVASSKEAGPFLIMDKDGKHIMATGHLEYDTHTLQEEYERDLNRGLNVRLPAHYFPNNNPNERPINRWRSHAHLLFSNWLNYYVYQETPYVWE from the coding sequence ATGCCAATCAGAATTCCTCGGCACTTACCGGCAGCTCAGCTATTAGAAAAAGAAAATATCTTTGTCATGGATGATGAGCGGGCCATTACGCAAGATATACGCCCATTAAATATTGTCATTTTAAATCTCATGCCAGAAAAACAAAAAACAGAAGCCCATCTTCTGAGACTTTTAGGGAATAGCCCATTACAAGTAAATATCACCTTTTTAAAGACTGTCACGTATGAAGCTAAAAATGTCAGTGCATCTCATATGAGAGAATTTTACACTGATTTTTCTAGTATTCGTCATAGACGGTTTGATGGAATGATTATTACCGGAGCTCCTATTGAGCATTTCGACTTTGAGGACGTTCAATATTGGACAGAAATAACGGATATGATGAATTGGGCGGAGGAACACGTCACCTCCATTTTGCATATTTGCTGGGGAGCTCAAGCAGCGCTCTACCACCATTACGGCATAACTAAATTTCCTCTTCAAGAGAAGTGCTCGGGTATTTTCCACCATCGTATTTATCATGGAGAGAATCCGATTAAGCTATTACGTGGTTTTGATGATGAGTTTATCGCCCCCCATTCTAGGTATACAAACATATCAGAAGAAGAGGTTCTTCAACATTCTGAACTTAAATTAGTCGCCTCATCTAAAGAAGCAGGCCCATTTCTTATTATGGATAAAGACGGGAAACACATTATGGCAACAGGGCATTTAGAATATGATACTCATACTTTACAAGAAGAGTATGAGAGAGATTTAAACCGTGGATTAAATGTTCGTCTGCCTGCTCACTATTTTCCTAATAACAATCCAAATGAGAGGCCTATAAACAGGTGGCGTTCTCATGCCCATTTACTTTTTTCTAATTGGCTGAATTATTACGTGTACCAAGAAACGCCCTATGTTTGGGAATAA
- a CDS encoding sodium/glutamate symporter, producing MSAEQIGFAFIILGLFVVIGKWVRVYSPLLQQLYLPSSIIAGIIALLVGPEVFGRLISTLISDDHLLSQGIINPTILNVWETLPGLFINIVFATLFLGKSLPSLSKVWHIGGPQVAMGQMVSWGQYVIGLLLVLLILTPFFGVNPLAGALIEISFVGGHGTAAGLGGTFEELGFAEGQDLAIGLATVGILTGVIVGIILINWGARKGHGQYVGGVQKLSSTGRNGIVELDNRDSGADMTTRPESIEPLSLHLAYVGIAIFVGWLLLEGLILLEAYTWGAWTDVYLMIYVPLFPLAMAGGIITQAFSDRFDKFRVIDRKMINRIGGFSLDILIISALATISLSVIGENIVAFVSLAVAGIIWNIFAFLVLAPKMIPSYWFERGIGDFGQATGITATGLLLMKVADPENKTPALEGFGYKQILFEPFVGGGLFTAASLPLIFQFGPTAILIFSAIITLFWLLFGLFYFGKK from the coding sequence ATGTCAGCTGAACAAATCGGATTCGCCTTTATTATATTAGGACTCTTCGTTGTAATCGGAAAATGGGTAAGAGTTTATTCACCACTACTTCAACAACTGTACTTACCATCTTCCATTATCGCTGGAATTATCGCTTTATTAGTAGGGCCTGAAGTGTTTGGACGCTTAATAAGCACTTTAATTTCTGACGATCACTTATTATCTCAAGGCATCATTAATCCCACTATACTTAATGTCTGGGAAACGTTGCCAGGGTTATTTATTAACATCGTTTTCGCTACATTATTTCTTGGTAAATCACTCCCTAGTTTAAGTAAAGTTTGGCATATTGGTGGACCACAAGTCGCTATGGGGCAAATGGTATCTTGGGGGCAATATGTCATTGGTCTTCTGTTAGTGTTACTCATTTTAACACCTTTTTTCGGTGTTAATCCGTTAGCTGGTGCTTTAATTGAAATTAGTTTTGTCGGTGGCCACGGCACAGCTGCAGGACTTGGCGGTACTTTTGAAGAACTTGGGTTTGCAGAAGGACAAGATTTAGCTATAGGTCTTGCTACCGTTGGGATTTTAACGGGGGTCATCGTTGGCATTATCCTCATTAACTGGGGCGCTCGAAAAGGCCACGGTCAATATGTAGGCGGTGTTCAAAAACTATCAAGCACAGGGAGAAACGGTATTGTTGAGCTAGACAATCGAGATTCAGGGGCAGATATGACAACACGCCCTGAGTCAATTGAACCTTTATCCTTACACCTTGCTTACGTGGGAATCGCTATCTTTGTGGGATGGCTATTGTTAGAAGGACTCATTCTCCTTGAAGCATATACGTGGGGAGCATGGACAGATGTCTACTTAATGATATATGTGCCGTTATTCCCTTTAGCTATGGCAGGGGGCATTATTACGCAAGCCTTTTCAGATAGATTTGATAAATTTAGAGTGATTGATAGAAAAATGATTAATCGAATTGGCGGTTTTTCATTAGATATTCTTATTATAAGTGCTCTGGCAACTATTTCACTATCTGTCATCGGTGAGAATATTGTCGCCTTTGTCAGTTTAGCTGTAGCAGGTATCATTTGGAACATTTTTGCGTTTCTTGTCCTTGCCCCAAAGATGATTCCCTCCTATTGGTTTGAACGAGGGATTGGTGATTTTGGGCAAGCAACTGGCATTACCGCTACTGGGTTATTGCTTATGAAAGTAGCAGACCCTGAAAATAAAACGCCTGCATTAGAAGGATTTGGTTATAAGCAAATTTTATTTGAACCATTTGTTGGCGGAGGGCTGTTCACAGCCGCTTCTTTACCGCTTATATTCCAATTTGGCCCCACTGCTATTCTTATTTTTTCGGCAATCATTACGTTATTTTGGTTGTTGTTCGGCTTATTTTATTTCGGTAAAAAGTAG
- a CDS encoding aspartate kinase, which produces MKVVKFGGSSLASGAQFNKVANIILSDSKRKIVVVSAPGKRYADDIKTTDLLIALARTIIEGGEKEKALESVIQRFADIVSNLTLDKTLLMNIDRDLRGLISQYENDVPRLMDALMASGENQNAKLMAAYLTKRGQEATYVSPGEAGMVVTDDPGNARILPESYEKLRNLKQTSGILVIPGFFGVSKQGHIVTFPRGGSDISGSIVAAGVEAEVYENFTDVDSVYSVNPQLVDAPKEMREISYREMRELAYSGFSVFHDEALQPVVTKKIPVCVKNTNHPEAEGTRIVAERSQNGCPVVGIASDKGFLSINITKYLMNREVGFGRHLLEILEDECISFEHTPSGIDNMSIILRDHQLRNGKEERILERIRTELKVEDIQVERNLALVMVVGEGMCRTVGIASKATEALAEAGVNIKMINQGSSEVSMMFGVDAQQADLAVRSLYYKYFAPVNQI; this is translated from the coding sequence ATGAAGGTCGTAAAATTCGGTGGAAGCTCGCTTGCAAGCGGTGCACAATTTAATAAAGTAGCAAACATTATTTTATCAGATTCAAAGCGAAAAATAGTTGTAGTGTCAGCTCCGGGGAAGCGGTACGCAGATGATATTAAAACAACAGATTTATTAATTGCGCTCGCTCGAACTATTATTGAAGGTGGCGAGAAAGAGAAAGCGTTAGAGTCAGTCATTCAACGATTTGCAGATATCGTATCAAATTTAACTTTAGATAAAACATTACTGATGAATATAGATCGTGATCTCAGGGGGCTGATTTCCCAGTATGAAAATGATGTTCCGAGACTTATGGATGCTCTCATGGCTAGTGGAGAAAATCAAAATGCTAAGCTTATGGCGGCCTATTTGACAAAACGGGGGCAAGAAGCGACTTACGTGTCACCAGGTGAAGCTGGTATGGTGGTAACGGACGATCCTGGTAATGCACGTATTTTACCAGAATCTTACGAGAAATTGAGAAACCTTAAACAAACAAGTGGTATTTTGGTTATTCCTGGGTTTTTCGGTGTTTCTAAACAGGGGCATATTGTCACATTTCCTCGTGGAGGGTCCGATATTTCTGGTTCGATTGTAGCTGCTGGTGTGGAAGCAGAAGTATATGAAAATTTTACTGACGTTGATTCCGTCTATTCCGTTAACCCGCAACTTGTTGACGCGCCTAAAGAGATGAGGGAAATCTCTTATCGCGAAATGCGAGAGCTTGCTTATTCTGGCTTTTCTGTCTTTCATGACGAAGCGTTACAGCCTGTTGTGACAAAAAAAATACCGGTTTGTGTTAAAAATACGAATCATCCTGAAGCCGAAGGGACTAGGATTGTAGCTGAACGTTCACAAAATGGCTGTCCGGTTGTAGGGATTGCAAGTGACAAAGGTTTTCTCAGTATTAATATTACAAAATATTTAATGAACAGAGAAGTGGGTTTTGGCCGTCATTTATTAGAAATTTTAGAAGATGAATGCATTTCTTTTGAACATACACCTTCAGGAATTGATAATATGTCAATTATTTTACGAGACCACCAGCTTCGTAATGGTAAAGAAGAGAGAATCCTTGAACGGATTAGAACCGAGCTCAAGGTTGAAGATATCCAGGTAGAAAGGAATCTCGCCCTCGTGATGGTTGTAGGAGAAGGAATGTGCCGTACCGTAGGAATTGCCTCAAAAGCAACGGAGGCTCTAGCGGAAGCAGGAGTGAATATTAAAATGATTAACCAAGGCTCGTCCGAGGTGAGTATGATGTTTGGTGTGGATGCACAACAAGCCGACTTAGCTGTTCGAAGCCTATATTATAAATACTTTGCACCTGTTAACCAGATATAA
- a CDS encoding glutathione ABC transporter substrate-binding protein, which yields MFKSKTLKAALLSVSMVIALSACASEPEGGDATNLVIGTLSDAEAMDPHNSTDLPSSNVQTNIFETLLSQTEDMELEPLLATEWEATADDVWEFKLREGVTFHDGSEFNAEVVKANIDRILDEDVASPRALLYNMVEEVVVVDDYTVEFHTEYPFAPLPSHLAHNGGGMISLEAIEADYAAMEDGEQPGSYINENPIGTGFFKFEEWQTGNRVELVRNDDYWGELAKVESVTFKVVPEDLTRIAELETGEAHIIFPVNPSDKALVENTEGVDVYEAESLSLSYVGFNLQKEPFDDPLVRQALSMAINKEDIITGVLEGTGTPAVGPIGEQVFGFSDEVESLPYDPERAQELLAEAGYEDGFETTLWTNDNREREDIAELVQSQLAVIGVDVKIEVLEWGAYLENTAEGKHDMFILGWVTATGDADYGMHALFHTDHLGEAGNRTFIENEELDKLLDQAREERDEATREALYKEAMEIVVDESPMIYLYHQTYLVGVRDEVKGFWKHPNGLYQIQDVAIEN from the coding sequence ATGTTTAAGAGCAAGACGTTAAAAGCTGCACTTTTATCGGTCTCAATGGTTATTGCTTTAAGTGCTTGTGCCAGTGAACCAGAAGGTGGGGACGCCACAAATCTCGTTATCGGGACACTATCAGATGCAGAAGCGATGGATCCGCACAATTCCACTGACTTACCTTCAAGTAATGTTCAGACAAATATCTTTGAAACGTTACTAAGTCAAACAGAAGACATGGAGCTTGAACCGTTGCTTGCTACAGAGTGGGAAGCAACAGCTGATGACGTCTGGGAATTTAAACTTCGTGAAGGCGTCACATTTCACGATGGTTCAGAATTTAACGCTGAAGTCGTAAAAGCAAATATTGATCGTATTCTTGATGAAGATGTGGCATCACCACGTGCCCTCTTATATAACATGGTAGAGGAAGTTGTCGTTGTTGATGACTATACGGTAGAATTTCATACGGAGTACCCGTTTGCCCCACTGCCATCTCATTTAGCCCATAATGGTGGTGGTATGATCTCGCTAGAAGCAATTGAAGCTGATTACGCGGCGATGGAAGACGGGGAGCAACCTGGTAGCTACATTAATGAGAACCCTATTGGCACAGGCTTCTTCAAATTTGAAGAGTGGCAAACAGGGAATCGTGTTGAGCTTGTACGTAATGACGATTACTGGGGTGAACTGGCAAAAGTTGAGTCCGTTACGTTTAAAGTTGTACCAGAAGACTTAACACGAATTGCTGAGCTTGAAACAGGAGAAGCGCATATTATCTTCCCTGTAAACCCAAGTGATAAAGCTCTTGTTGAAAATACAGAAGGCGTTGATGTTTACGAAGCTGAAAGTTTGAGCCTATCTTATGTCGGTTTCAACTTACAAAAAGAGCCATTTGATGATCCGCTTGTACGCCAAGCACTTTCAATGGCAATTAATAAAGAAGACATTATTACAGGTGTTCTTGAAGGAACAGGAACACCAGCTGTAGGTCCTATTGGTGAGCAAGTATTCGGATTTAGTGATGAAGTTGAGTCATTACCTTACGACCCAGAGCGTGCGCAAGAGTTGCTAGCTGAAGCAGGCTATGAAGATGGTTTCGAAACAACGCTTTGGACAAATGATAACCGTGAGCGTGAGGATATTGCTGAACTTGTTCAATCTCAATTAGCTGTTATTGGCGTTGATGTTAAAATTGAAGTGCTTGAATGGGGAGCCTACCTTGAAAACACAGCGGAAGGTAAGCATGACATGTTTATTCTTGGTTGGGTAACAGCCACTGGTGATGCGGATTATGGTATGCATGCGTTATTCCACACAGACCACCTTGGTGAAGCAGGTAACCGTACCTTTATCGAAAATGAGGAGCTTGATAAGCTACTTGACCAAGCTCGTGAAGAAAGAGACGAAGCAACCCGTGAAGCATTATATAAAGAAGCGATGGAAATTGTTGTTGATGAATCACCGATGATTTACCTTTATCACCAAACTTACCTAGTTGGTGTGCGTGATGAAGTAAAAGGCTTCTGGAAGCATCCGAATGGCCTATACCAAATACAGGACGTAGCTATTGAAAACTAA
- the nikC gene encoding nickel transporter permease has protein sequence MADTTVTASTTEAKKVNPQLENFKIMWRKLRTNRLAMAGGFMIIFFLIVSIIGPQFTIHDPLMIDVNNKLQGPSAEHWLGTDHQGRDIFSRLIHGMSLTLYIGFSAVALGLIAGVLIGIVAGYYGKWIDTVLMRIMDVLLAFPSILLALAIIAVLGPSLNNVIYAVAIFSVPTFARIVRGSTLSVRKLEYVDAVRALGASDFRIIFKHILPNILSPIIVQATLSIATTVLAASGLSFLGLGAQPPTPEWGAMLSAGRNFMREAPHVALFPGLAIVLVVLAFNVFGDGLRDALDPKIKS, from the coding sequence ATGGCAGATACAACAGTTACTGCATCGACGACAGAAGCTAAAAAAGTCAATCCACAGTTGGAAAACTTTAAAATTATGTGGAGAAAGCTTCGTACTAACCGGTTAGCTATGGCCGGCGGATTTATGATTATCTTCTTTTTAATCGTATCAATTATCGGACCCCAATTTACGATACACGATCCATTAATGATTGATGTTAACAATAAGCTTCAAGGTCCTTCTGCTGAGCATTGGTTGGGGACTGACCATCAAGGAAGAGACATATTCTCGCGCTTAATTCACGGTATGTCACTTACTTTATATATTGGCTTTTCGGCTGTGGCCCTTGGATTAATAGCTGGTGTTCTTATTGGAATCGTTGCTGGGTATTATGGCAAATGGATAGACACTGTGTTAATGAGGATTATGGATGTTCTATTAGCATTCCCAAGCATTTTGCTAGCACTTGCGATTATTGCTGTATTAGGCCCTAGCCTTAATAATGTTATTTACGCAGTAGCCATCTTTTCCGTCCCTACGTTCGCTAGGATCGTGAGAGGTTCAACATTATCAGTAAGAAAATTAGAGTACGTAGATGCTGTCCGTGCATTGGGTGCATCAGATTTCAGAATTATCTTTAAACACATTTTACCAAATATTTTGTCGCCGATTATTGTTCAAGCAACATTAAGTATTGCCACAACAGTACTCGCTGCAAGCGGACTTTCCTTTCTTGGTTTAGGTGCTCAGCCACCGACCCCAGAGTGGGGAGCTATGCTTTCTGCCGGGAGGAACTTCATGCGGGAAGCCCCTCATGTGGCGCTATTCCCTGGACTGGCTATCGTCCTTGTCGTGTTAGCATTTAACGTATTTGGAGACGGTCTGCGTGACGCACTCGATCCAAAAATTAAATCGTAA
- the nikB gene encoding nickel ABC transporter permease, which yields MLVYTIRRILQTIPVLIGVSLIVFFMMHLIPGDPAQIIAGEQANEQQVEQMRERLGLNDPYYIQYGHFITNAIQGDFGNSIRSGRPVSGEISSRIWVTVELAFYSTVLSIFLGLIAGVVSATRRNSISDMVIMIFALFGLSMPNFWLGLMLIQYIARTFEAIPVSGWGTPQHILLPVITLGTAGAAIIARMTRSSMLEVVNQDYIRTARAKGVKERTVIYKHALRNALIPVVTVVGLQFGALLGGAVLTETVFAINGLGRLVVDAISARDFPIVQGTVLVLSLLFVLVNFLVDISYRFLNKRVELD from the coding sequence ATGTTAGTATATACTATTAGACGTATCCTTCAGACCATCCCAGTCCTTATTGGTGTATCACTCATTGTTTTTTTTATGATGCATTTAATTCCAGGGGACCCCGCTCAGATTATTGCCGGTGAACAAGCGAATGAACAACAAGTCGAACAGATGAGAGAGCGACTTGGCTTAAACGATCCTTACTATATTCAATACGGTCATTTCATCACAAATGCCATTCAAGGTGACTTCGGAAATTCGATCCGAAGCGGACGTCCTGTGTCAGGTGAAATTAGTTCAAGAATATGGGTGACAGTGGAATTAGCCTTTTATAGTACAGTGTTAAGTATTTTCTTAGGACTCATTGCAGGCGTTGTGTCAGCGACAAGGAGAAATTCTATTTCAGATATGGTCATTATGATTTTTGCTTTATTCGGGTTGTCCATGCCAAACTTTTGGTTAGGCCTTATGCTTATCCAATATATTGCACGGACTTTTGAGGCTATTCCCGTTTCTGGTTGGGGAACGCCGCAGCATATTTTACTACCTGTCATAACGTTAGGTACCGCAGGGGCAGCGATCATTGCCCGAATGACTCGGTCAAGTATGCTTGAGGTTGTCAATCAAGATTACATTCGAACAGCCCGTGCGAAAGGGGTTAAAGAACGTACCGTTATTTATAAGCACGCATTAAGAAATGCTTTAATTCCTGTTGTCACTGTAGTAGGACTTCAATTTGGTGCGTTACTAGGCGGGGCTGTTTTAACTGAAACAGTCTTTGCGATTAACGGTCTGGGGCGCCTGGTTGTAGATGCGATTAGCGCAAGGGATTTCCCTATTGTACAAGGAACCGTGCTCGTTCTATCACTTCTCTTTGTTCTTGTAAACTTCCTCGTTGATATCTCTTACCGCTTCTTAAACAAGCGGGTTGAGTTAGATTGA